The Streptomyces pratensis genomic interval CCCCCCTGCGGCGGTTGCTGGCTGGGCGGCTGGGTCATCAGCACGTCCCCCTTCGTGCGGTCCGGTGCCCGGTCCGGACTCCCCCGCGATTCCGCTGGGCTCAGAGGATCACGTGCAGCGAATCTCTGAATTCCCCCCGGAATGGAGCGAATCGGGCATGGGTTCCGCGGCGTTACGACAGTCGAGCGGGGCTTCTTTGTACCACCCGCACCACACCGGGCACCGGATCGGTCCACCCCCTGTTCCCAAGGGAGAACCGGGCCGTGATGCCGTCGTTACGCACCTGCCGTGGCCGTACGGGGCGCCCGTTCCCGACGCTCCGTCAACTGTGTGCGAGCGGTGCGAGTTTCGCGGAGCACTCGCGGTCGCGCCGCCGGCGGAGCACTCGCGCGGTCGGCGGAGCGCTCGCGGTCGCGCGGTCACGGGCCGAAGACCAGCACGCCGGTCGCGGCCATCTCCGCCTCGTCCTCGTCCGCGCCGATCCGCTGCGGGAGGAGGAAGGAACGTCCGTCGCGGTAGGTGACCCTCGGCAGGAAGAGCGAGTCCTCGGTATCGGCTGCCGACGCCGGGTGCTTCAGCAGTGTCGCGTACGTCCCGGTCGAGGCGTCCAGCGTGCCGATCTCACCGGCCTTGCGGTACCCGGCCTGCACGTGCACCAGCACCTTCCCGCCCTCCATGCGCAGCGGCAACATGAGGCGCCCGCCGGGTGCGGGGGTCTTCCACACCGGTTTGCCGGTGGCCAGGTCGAAGGCGACGACCTTGTTGGTCTCCGCGTCCGCCACGGGCTCGGGCTGCGTCGAGAAGTAGAACCTGCTCGTGTCCGCCGCGACCCCCGCGCAGCCGTCCAGATTGCCGCCCTCCTGCACGGAGTCCTCACCGCACCGGAAGCCGTAGTCCTCGTCGCCGCCCGCCATCTGGGAGCGGTAGGTCCCGTTCTCGTTCAGGACGACGACCGCCCACTCCTCCTCCTTCGCGACCGAGATGACGGGCGGCCGGACGGAGAAGACGTGTGTCACCGACCAGCCGGGCTTCAGCGCGTAGGTCCACTTCGGTGCCCCGGTGACCGGGTCGACCTCCTGGACCTGCTGGCTCACGGGATCGGCGGGCTCGGCCTGGCAGCTGACGGCCGCGATCATCCGGGCGCCGCCGGTGAAGGCGAAGGGCTGGCAGACACCTTCCCGCTTGCCGAACAGTTCCTTGCCGTCACTGACCCGGAAGGCGTCGGAGGCGGTGTTGCGCCCGAAGGTCACAGTGTCCCCGCTGATCGACATGGCGACGTGGGACAGGCCGTCCTGCGAGGCGGACCTGTCGACCGTCTTCTTCCAGCCCGCCTTGCCGGTGCGCAGGTCGATCATCTGGAGGACGGAGCAGGTCGCCTTCTTCTCCGAGACGTTGTCCTCGATGCCGACGACGACCTTGCCGTCGGCCGTGGGGGCGGCGGGTGAGGCACAGATGTCCGTGGGCAACCGCAGACTCCACTTCTCGGCCCCGTCGGTAACCGCGTAGCCGGTCACCTTGCGGTACATGGCCTTGGCGACGATGTCCCCGGAGAACCACGGGCCGTGCGTCTTCTCCCCGTACTGCGGGAGGTCGACCCCGTTCGCCGCCAGCCAGGCCACCTTCGCCTCGCCCTGCTTGCGCCCGGCGTTGAGCTCGGCGGCGGTCGGTCCGGTGAACGTCTCGTCCTTGTCCGTCCCGGAGGAGCCGCCGGACTTCTCGGACTCGCCGCCCGGCCCGGCGACGGGCTTCTTCTGCCCGCCCCCGCCGTCGCCGGTGGCCAGCCAGACCCCGCCGCCGGCCAGGAGCAGCACGGCGAGCACGGCACCGACGACCACGCCGGTCCTGCCCTTGAACCGGCCGCCGCCACCGGGCCCGCCCGTCGGGGGCGCCGTGACCGTGGGCGGCTGGGGCGGGTAGCCGTATCCCGGCTGCGGGCCGTACGGACCCGGCGCCTGGGCGTACGGGCCGGGCTGCTGGGGGTACGGCTGAGCGTACGGACCCGACGCCTGGGGGTACGGGCCAGGCTGTTGGGGGAACGGCTGGGCGTACGGACCCGGCGCCTGGGGGTACGGGCCCGGCTGCTGAGGGTGCGGCTGGGCGTGAGGCCCCGGCTGCTGAGGGTGCGGCTGGGCGTGAGGACCCGGCTGCTGAGGCGGGTATCCGTACCCCGGCGATGGCTGCGGAGCCCCCGGCGGCGGGTCGTACGGTGCCCCGAAGCCCCCTTGCTGCGGTGGCTGGCTGGGCGGCTGGGTCATCAGCACGTCCCCCTTCGTGCGGTCCGGCGCCGGGTTCGTCCAAGCGGTCGAGCGGAGCTTCTTTGTACCACCCGCCGCACGTCCGGCCGGAGCCGCGGCGCCCCGCTCGGCATACCGTCAACCGGCGTCCGTGCCCTGCCGTTTCACCGTGACGGCCTCCTGCTCACTCACCGAAGGCCATCATCGTCTTCAGGTTCGCCTCGGCTTCGTCGTCCTCGTCCATGCCGACCAGCGGCAGCGTGAGGAGGGACCGGCCGTCCTCGTAGCGGACCTCAGCCGCGGTCATTCCCGACTCGATCCCCGCCGTGGACGCCGGATGGGTGAGCACCGTCCGCAGCGCCCCTCCCGTGGGCGCGAGTGTGGCGATCTCGCCTCCCTCGGTCCTGGTCGCCGCCACGTGGAGCAGCAGATTCCCGTCGTCCATGCGCAGCGGTTCGATCCTGCGCCCCATCGGGGCGTCGGCCGTCCACTTCTGACTGCCGGTGTTCAGGTCGAAGGCGACGATCCGGTTGTCCACGTCGAAGGCGACGTGCTTCCGCTTGGTCGACACGTAGAAGGTGTCGCTGTCCGCCGCCACCCCCGCGCAGTCGTCCCTGTTGCGGGTCACCACCAGGTAACCCCCGCACCTCACCTCGTAGTCGGCGAAGCCGAGACCGACGTCCCGGGTGCCCAGCTCGATGTGCGACCGGAGGGTGCCGTTGTCACGCAGGGCGATGGCCCGCCACCGGTCGCCCTTCTGCACCGAGACGATCAGGGGGCTGATGGAGTAGACCTGGTCGACGGCCCAGTCCTTCTCGATCGCGTACTCCCACTTCTTCTGCCCGGACCCGGGGTCGAACTCCTGGACCTGGTTACCTCCGGGGCAGTCCGCGACCGCCATCATCCGGGGGCCGCTGAGGAACGCGTAGGACCGGCACCCGCGGGGCTCCGTGCCGAACAGCTCCTGCCCGTCGCCCGCCCGGTAGGTGTGGACGTGGCCGGGTCGCGAGTACGTCACGGTGTCGCCGTTCGACGCCATGACGACGCGCTTCTCGACGTCGGCGACAGCGGGTTCCGGGAGGGTCTTCTTCCAGCCCGGCTTCCCCGTCCGCAAGTCGATCATCTGCAGGACGGTGCAGTCCGTGCCGTTGTCGGACTCCTTCGCCTGGACCGCGACCACGATCTTGCCGTCCTCGGTCGGCCTGGTGGGGGCCGCGCAGATGTCGTCCGGCATCCGCAGGCTCCACCGCTGCTCGCCGTCGGCCATCGAATAGCCCGACACCGTCCGGTACACGGCCCTGGCGACGACGTCTCCGGCTTCCCAGGGTCCGTACACGCCCATGGCCCGCCCGGGGAGGTCGGCACCGAGGCTCTGGAGCCACCGGACCTTCGCCTCACCCGGTTCACGCCGGGCGTCGAGCCGCGCCGCCAGCTCCGCGTCGCCGGCACCGACGCCCTTGCCGTCGCCCTTGTCCGCAGTGGGGGACGGGCCAGTCGCCTCGCTCGTGGCCGGCTTCTTCCCGTCGTCGCCGCTCAGGCCGAACCAGACGCCACCGCCGGCGATGAGGACCAGGGCGAGCACGGCGCCCACGATCACACCGGTCCTGCCCCTGGAGCGGCCACCGCCACCGGGCCCGGCCGGTCCGCCCGGCGCCGCGGTCGGCTGCTGCGGCGGAAAGGCGTGACCGCCTTGCGCCGAGGGCCCGTAGGGCCCGGGCTGCTGGGCGTAGGGGCCGGCGGCCGGGCCCGCCCCCTGCGGGTAGCCGTGCCCGGGGGCCGCACCCGGATACGGGTCGTACGGTGCCCCGAAGCCCTCCTGCGGTTGATGGCCGGAAGGCTGAGTCATCGGCGGAGTCCCCTCGTACGGTCATGGCTCCGCAGGGTCACGCCAACCCGAGCGGGCCTAATTTCTACCACCCGCCCGGGCCCGGCCTCCCGGCCGGGCCGAACCGCCCCTCAGGCGTCCTCGGCCAGCTCCAGCCAGCGCATCTCCAGCACGTCCCGCTCCGCGACCAGCTCACGCAACTCGGCGTCGAGCTCGGCGACCTTCCCGAAATCGGTGGCGTTGTCGGCGATCTGCGCGTGCAGCGCGGTCTCCCTGGTCGACATCTTGTCGAGCTGCCGCTCGACCTTCTGGAGCTCCTTCTTCGCGGCACGGGCCGCCTGCGGCGACACGGCCTCGGCAGGCGCCGCCTTCGGCGAGGAGGCCCCGGCGGCGGAAGCGGGGGTGGCCGTCTCCTCCATGCGCTGCCTGCGCTCGATGTACTCGTCGATGCCGCGCGGGAGCATCCGCAGCGCACGGTCGCCGAGCAGGGCCATCACCTTGTCCGTGGTCCGCTCGATGAAGAACCGGTCGTGGGAGATCACGATCATCGATCCGGGCCAGCCGTCGAGGAGGTCCTCCAGCTGGGTCAGGGTCTCGATGTCCAGGTCGTTGGTGGGCTCGTCGAGGAAGAGGACGTTGGGCTCGTCCATCAGCAGACGCAGGATCTGGAGACGCCTCCGCTCACCACCGGACAGGTCACCGACCGGCGTCCACTGCTTCTCCTTGGCGAAGCCGAACTGCTCGCAGAGCTGCCCGGCCGTCATCTCCCGGCCCTTGCCGAGGTCGACCCGGTCGCGCACCTGCTGGACCGCTTCGAGCACCCGCAGGTTCGGGTTGAGCTCCGCGACCTCCTGGGAGAGGTAGGCGAGCCTGACCGTCTTGCCGACGACGACCTTCCCCTCGGCCGGCTGTACGTCGCCCTGGCTGCGGGACGCCTCGGCGAGCGCCCGCAGCAGCGAGGTCTTGCCCGCGCCGTTCACGCCGACCAGGCCGATGCGGTCACCCGGGCCGAGCTGCCAGGTGAGGTGCGTGAGAAGGGTCTTGGGGCCGGCCTGGACGGTCACGTCCTCCAGGTCGAACACGGTCTTGCCCAGCCGCGCGTTGGCGAACTTCATCAGTTCGCTGGTGTCACGCGGGGGCGGCACGTCCGCGATCAGCTCGTTCGCGGCCTCGATGCGGTAGCGCGGCTTGGACGTACGGGCGGGGGCACCCCGCCGCAGCCACGCCAGCTCCTTGCGCATCAGGTTCTGCCGCTTGGACTCCTCGGTCGCGGCGATCCGCTCCCGCTCGGCCCGGGCGAACACGTAGTCGCTGTAGCCGCCCTCGTACTCGTGGACCGAGCCGCGCTGGACGTCCCACATGCTGGTGCAGACCTGGTCCAGGAACCACCGGTCGTGGGTGACGCAGACGAGAGCGGAGCGACGGGCGCGCAGATGTCCGGCCAGCCAGGAGATGCCCTCGACGTCGAGGTGGTTGGTGGGCTCGTCGAGGACGATCAGGTCCTGCTCGGCGATGAGCAGCTTCGCCAGGGCGATCCTGCGCCGCTCACCGCCGGAGAGCGGGGCGATGACGGTGTCCAGACCGTGCTCG includes:
- a CDS encoding PQQ-binding-like beta-propeller repeat protein, which gives rise to MTQPPSQPPQQGGFGAPYDPPPGAPQPSPGYGYPPQQPGPHAQPHPQQPGPHAQPHPQQPGPYPQAPGPYAQPFPQQPGPYPQASGPYAQPYPQQPGPYAQAPGPYGPQPGYGYPPQPPTVTAPPTGGPGGGGRFKGRTGVVVGAVLAVLLLAGGGVWLATGDGGGGQKKPVAGPGGESEKSGGSSGTDKDETFTGPTAAELNAGRKQGEAKVAWLAANGVDLPQYGEKTHGPWFSGDIVAKAMYRKVTGYAVTDGAEKWSLRLPTDICASPAAPTADGKVVVGIEDNVSEKKATCSVLQMIDLRTGKAGWKKTVDRSASQDGLSHVAMSISGDTVTFGRNTASDAFRVSDGKELFGKREGVCQPFAFTGGARMIAAVSCQAEPADPVSQQVQEVDPVTGAPKWTYALKPGWSVTHVFSVRPPVISVAKEEEWAVVVLNENGTYRSQMAGGDEDYGFRCGEDSVQEGGNLDGCAGVAADTSRFYFSTQPEPVADAETNKVVAFDLATGKPVWKTPAPGGRLMLPLRMEGGKVLVHVQAGYRKAGEIGTLDASTGTYATLLKHPASAADTEDSLFLPRVTYRDGRSFLLPQRIGADEDEAEMAATGVLVFGP
- a CDS encoding PQQ-binding-like beta-propeller repeat protein, which codes for MTQPSGHQPQEGFGAPYDPYPGAAPGHGYPQGAGPAAGPYAQQPGPYGPSAQGGHAFPPQQPTAAPGGPAGPGGGGRSRGRTGVIVGAVLALVLIAGGGVWFGLSGDDGKKPATSEATGPSPTADKGDGKGVGAGDAELAARLDARREPGEAKVRWLQSLGADLPGRAMGVYGPWEAGDVVARAVYRTVSGYSMADGEQRWSLRMPDDICAAPTRPTEDGKIVVAVQAKESDNGTDCTVLQMIDLRTGKPGWKKTLPEPAVADVEKRVVMASNGDTVTYSRPGHVHTYRAGDGQELFGTEPRGCRSYAFLSGPRMMAVADCPGGNQVQEFDPGSGQKKWEYAIEKDWAVDQVYSISPLIVSVQKGDRWRAIALRDNGTLRSHIELGTRDVGLGFADYEVRCGGYLVVTRNRDDCAGVAADSDTFYVSTKRKHVAFDVDNRIVAFDLNTGSQKWTADAPMGRRIEPLRMDDGNLLLHVAATRTEGGEIATLAPTGGALRTVLTHPASTAGIESGMTAAEVRYEDGRSLLTLPLVGMDEDDEAEANLKTMMAFGE
- a CDS encoding ABC-F family ATP-binding cassette domain-containing protein — encoded protein: MAVNLVNVEQVSKVYGTRALLDGVSLGVSEGDRIGVVGRNGDGKTTLIRMLAKLEEADTGRVTHNGGLRLGVLTQHDSLDPQATIRHEVIGDLADHEWAGSAKIRDVLTGLFGGLALPGFEHGLDTVIAPLSGGERRRIALAKLLIAEQDLIVLDEPTNHLDVEGISWLAGHLRARRSALVCVTHDRWFLDQVCTSMWDVQRGSVHEYEGGYSDYVFARAERERIAATEESKRQNLMRKELAWLRRGAPARTSKPRYRIEAANELIADVPPPRDTSELMKFANARLGKTVFDLEDVTVQAGPKTLLTHLTWQLGPGDRIGLVGVNGAGKTSLLRALAEASRSQGDVQPAEGKVVVGKTVRLAYLSQEVAELNPNLRVLEAVQQVRDRVDLGKGREMTAGQLCEQFGFAKEKQWTPVGDLSGGERRRLQILRLLMDEPNVLFLDEPTNDLDIETLTQLEDLLDGWPGSMIVISHDRFFIERTTDKVMALLGDRALRMLPRGIDEYIERRQRMEETATPASAAGASSPKAAPAEAVSPQAARAAKKELQKVERQLDKMSTRETALHAQIADNATDFGKVAELDAELRELVAERDVLEMRWLELAEDA